ActcttaatttaaataatttatttttctctttgatgCACCAGgtggtttattaaaaaattaaaattaaaaacataaatataaaatagtagaagaaatttaaacttttaattttcatctattttatatttttgaacgttattttattttaaatatatttttttaatatgtggtATAGCATGGGGGTGAAAACCCGAAACCGACCTCATTGGCGCGGTTTTTGGGTAAAACTGACGAGATGAGATATGTCAGAGCAACTGACCCTAATCAATCGATAGGGAGGAGGAAAACCGTCCGTATCCACTCTGATGGTTTTCTGATAGTTCACGGTTGGTTCTTAATTCCCCTAGCAGCGATGGTTCTCtaagagagtagagagagagttacAAAGGAAAGAGAGTTACAAAGGAGAAAGAGGATGAAAAACTCAAAAACGGACGTGAATCAAGAAagaatgaggaagaagaagatctaAACGAAGTCGTTTGGTTCTAAATCCAATGGCGtcgttctacttttttttttcccgtttcTTATAgataaaacgacgtcgtttgctTTAatacaaacggcgtcgtttataTGTGTTTTAAACACAACTGAAAGCatcaaacgacgccgttccacttaagtATATGTGGTtggccggttcagcggtttgagCCAGCCTCAAACCGTGACCGAACCAACGTCCGTCGGCTTTGTTAAATTTCTGCCGCCAATTGACTGGTTCTTTGGCGGTTCCGGCCGGTTCTAGACTCCGGCGGTCGATCTATATCAGTCACGACCGGTTTGTCAgtttcttgtacacccctaaTATAGCACCACAATTGATGCCACATCAAATAACATATTGACAGATACGGTGCCTTTTTTTCTTACTCTGTCCTAAGCATATTGTATTCCATGCGTGTTGCAGCAAATTGTAAGATACATTGcctgattttattatataaatgagatgaaagatttataaatagtaataagataatctgtgaataataataaaataatttgagttaagatatttaatgaaattttgaaaaatgagataaaatgttaaaaaaatattataaaattaaaatattattaaaatatagttttgatttttttatttaaaaaaattgaattatttttttgtgtttgaggGGGAGATAGCACCTATTCTCGATCTATTCCACTTGGACCCCCGTGATGATGGCTTCATTTCTCCAGTCTCTTGCTCTAGAAATCGCAAAAAAAAATGTAGTCACGTTTGATTAGTTAGTTAGCAATAAAGAATGGAAAAATTAACGTTGCATCTAGATGTTAAGTTAATCTtagataatttgaattaatttataaatattaatattttgtagGTCTTATTAAGATATATTCAAATGTAAATATGTTGatatatgtgtttgaatgtatggAATAGGTTGATatgaatttaacattttttataaaaaaatttaaaaaatagttactcctatcaataattaatttgagatgaattaagataTACTTGACATCTAAACATAGCTTATAAATAAGTTTGAATATAACATTtatgatattaaatattataagccATAAATTTATGGTTTTCAAAAAGAGCGTGGCATGTATTGATGCTTTTAGAAAAAATCTGGGAGCAATCACTATTTTGGGTGAATCTGTCACACACATTACGTGTGAACCGGGTTCACTAAAACACTAAACCGGTTTTAAGAATTACATCTCTTAACCCTTCCCCCCAACCTCACAACCCTCAATGCCCTCCTGAAATCAACTCCTTCCCCTTTTATCTTCTTCAACATCCATCGAAGCCAGGCACCACCAAGCATCCTTCGTCTTCTTCGATAGCCAAACCAAGCACCACAGGAACCACAACCTCAGCCCTCCCAAGGAGGCCAAGCCCATCACAGCATCCCTTAGCCAGAACCAAAACTTGAAGAGCGGTAAAATCTCTTCCCTTGTTCAGCCAGAAACCTCCACGTGTCGTCAGCCTTGAAACTTGGGCGTCCCTAGTCTTTCGAGGAAAAGAGCATGGCAGTGAAAATACCTGACGTCAAAGCCAACAACAACATTGAAATAATCGACAATTCTGGCTTTTGAATTACCGGATTTCACTTTGAGCGCGTTTTCCAAATATGCCAAAGCTTTACAGGAGAGAATGCCTTGCATGCTAGTGTCGTCGATGCTAAGAATGCAGATTTTACCCCTTTGGTTCTTGATCGTCGAGACGCTATTATCAACAATGGCTGATTGGACTTTGGCTTGAGCTTGAGGCTAAGTTTCGGTGGTCGAGGGAGCGATCGGCTTGGGAACCTAAAGCTTTGATTGTTGTAGCCGAAGAGGAACTTGCTCTTCAGGATGGAGAAGATTTTGTAGCTGAGCTTGTCGGTGTCCTTAGTTCCTGCATTTCAGACGGATTCGAACCCATTTGCTCAAAAACTCTTAAGGAAGTTTCTTATAGAAAGAAACGCCTCATAATTTTCCCTTCAACGAACCCAATTAATCTTCATTTTAGGTATTAGGTTCCTTCTACTGCATGTCCATCCGTATACACACCTTTAACAACACTTACAGAATGAAACATGTAAAGAGTTTAActaagactctctctctctctcttgctcacGCTCAAACATGGTTCAGCAGTTAgaggtttttctttctttctgcaattttctttttattgttacaaaataataagaaaatgagGTTCAGGAATTTAGGTCtcaaatcttaattttaaatgtgTTTTCCTCCTCCAATTAGAACATTCTATAAAACAACGCTTAGTATTGATAACGATGCTCAATCCAATTTATCCAGCTCGTCCCCTTCAAATAGAACGTACCCAAACAAGAATTTCCAAATAAAGCTTTTTTTCTCCTAGTTTCCTCCTAACCAAACACGGTCGCTATATTTCTACTCCAAAACCAATTATATCTCTCTCACAAAagttaaagaagaaaataaagtagAGAAAGAACCACGttttagatgttaaaaaaaaatgaaaaagacatACGCAGTCACGTAATGAGTGTAATGTTACAGTGGCTACTTTGTAAGTTCTTTTAACCAGGCGCGACATTAATGTATGGAAAAATGATGtatatgcatttattttataatttcttaataaaactATTGTTAACTTTTGGATTCAAGCTTTAAAgtcatcaaattcaaacaaaatttaaataaatttaaaatactattaatttttttaaaaaaagttggtGTAAAAGTTATACAataattatctatataattttttattccgCAAGGTACGAGAAGGCTCCAAGCCACCAATTGTTCATAGAGAAGTGATAGTTTCGTGATAATCGCTGCACATAAGTCTCGCGCGCTTCCCTTATGGAGCTTTTCTCATCACACGCGCCGAACTAATAGATTTGCCACCATAAGATCCTTCAAATTTGACTGTTGTGACTACAATGTAATAAGCACCCTACATACCATCATATAATACGAAGTTTATTGAAATTGGTCTAAactataatttgtatatttttttctcatcttacttcttttcttattattttccttattaCGTTTTCCATATTTTGTTAAGATACtcttatatttaaatagtttagtaaaatatttgaatcaTTGGCGCTCGACAATCACCACCTCTTCTTTGGTTCCTTTGTGGTCTTTCTTCGGCACAACTCATAAACCCTactttttttacttttgcatctgATTTTTGCAATGATATACAACCCGATGGAGTTCATATTTTTATCtggttttttattataagaatgGTCCTATTTGATCACAAGATCTTGAATACAAGGCAATGGACTTCCCTATAGCCACTTCAAGACAAAATTCAGTTATTATAATCACCTAGACCTACCTTCATGGAACTACAATCCCATAATCAGGTCATGGAACTACAATCCCATAATCAGattgacagattatataaaaacTGACACTTTGTACAGCTCCCTCTTAATAGGAAAGGATGTGAAACATTTATTTGTTTTCGgtatctatttctttttcttttatacagTGTTGCATCAATTAAGAAATTGTATTTGTCCCCCTACCCATTATTCATGTATTTCTGTATtccttaattataatatattgtgtTTGTTTAGAAAAGTGCTAGTGCTAATATGCCCAGGTTTGACAATTAGGTGTACCAATAATGcaaattgtactttttttatttatttattttttactttccaatatttttttaaaaaatctatcaatagtcatttttttaattattaaataaaaaaattaataaaataaaataaaatatataaaccatCTAGAATGTCACCATTGATATGAACGCCTACCTAAGGAGTAGGAATAAAGTGACACAATCGGGCCACGACACTTGTCAATTCAGTCACGAGTGTCCTCCTCAATACCctaatatccatatatatataaattacctAACCCCGTCGACTTCATGTGCAATATTCTTATATAAATCAATTAGACGAGTCTAAAACAAAGAAACCACTTCAAATAGATACTGCCAAAGCCCCCAACAACCaccaattaaatttatataaactgGTCTCCTTCGACACGTCGGATTGTAAGGACAAGTGGATAAACTCCAAAACCTTTCAATTCGATCAATCTCAAATTGTCAAGTGTTGCACTGTGCAATGAATCACGTTATGCATCATCGTTGTTATTATCAATGGATCGCACAAGCTGGTTTACGTGACACACCATATTTCATCCACAAGAAGTCTTTTTAATGTTGCTGGGTTTCATGTGGATGGTATTAGACCCCAGGAGCACCACTCCAGATTCTTTGCTAGAGCCATAGGACAGGGATCGCCACTGTTGCTGGACCACTCGTCATTCATTGGTTGATGTTTTACGCTCCGTGTATTTCTTGTTGTTGACTACAGCTTGTTGATAAGAAAATGTAATCTGAACTTTCTGACTTCTCATGGATACTTGAAAGTCGAAACTCATGTCCCGAACATTGTATTTCAAGCAAGAATTAATAATATCGTTTACAAAGGTTCTGACCATCATGATCAAATTCTCACGAGATTTTCCTGCTCGTTGAAAATTTGCCCTTTTGATCATGAAATCGCATCAGTGAGTTGCTTGGAAATTTAGTTTCCTATCAACTTGTAGAATGCATTCTCTCctattatattttgttgaatttactttttttttttaaaaaaaacatttagaaAAAAACGGATACCGGGCTGGAACCAGGAACCCGCTTATCCGGATTCCGGACCGGGCCAGAAAAAATGAACAAGCCTTCAAAATAAAACTTGAGTGATATAAAACTTGTaattctacttctgatgattatGGGCTGTGAAGTAGGCCTGTCTCTAGTCCGACTTATGGTTAGGCTGACGGAAAATGATCCCATTGAGCAACAGCTAGAACATAAAGAGCTACCCCAAGCTCAAGCCCAAAAATAAGCCCAAGCCTAAGCCCACACATATTACGGACATATACAATCCCTTTGAAGTTTGCACGCTAAAGAATCATCAGCTCCCTTCAGATCCCACTACAACGTAACGCAAGGTACGAAGTTTCACATCTCACCCTCTCCGTGTTATCCTCCGATTTCGTATACAGTTTCTACAACTTTCGCTCTTATGTTCTGGTACTATTGTTTTCTTCTGGCTCTTCGGAATAtggtttctgttttcttttgggATTGTGAAGAAACGGTAATTTTTAAGTGTGGCTGTTGGATGTGATTCGGAATCTAGGAGCTCGAGTTTCTTCTGGCTTTTCAATTTGGTTTCTGTGAATGTTAAAGTTGTATCACATTGAACTACTTTTCTGAGTTTATTTGATGCTTATCATCGGAGGAATGTTCAGTGAGGGATGCTGATCGTAATGAGGAGGTTGGCTACCCtgggagaagaagagaagaaacgGTGTTCTGTACGAGAGAAAGGAGGGAGACTTTGGAGTtgattctttgttcttttttaatCCCAGTCAGCATTTTCCGTgcggtgtattttttttttaaaggcttCTGTGGAGCGGAATTGGAGAAACAGATCAAGAACAGAAAGAAAATGGATTCCTCAAACCTCACTACGCTTCTCGAAGACGAGACCCCAGAGCAGCAAACCCAGCGACCTGTCTCTGCCTTCGCCTCCAAGCCTGATCGCCCTCCTACTCAGTGAGCTCCCCTACCTGCTCTAAGCCTTCAGATCAATTAGATCTTACTCTTTTaccattttgtttttaatttgtggTCTTTTTTCGCATTCTTTTTGTAGGAGTTCGTCACAGAAATACTCACCGGTGGATTGGTCGGGCTATTTTGATCGAGAGGATGACATTAATATCCCGGAAACAGATAATGTTAGTTGTGGATAATTCTGTTCATCCAGGCGACATTTAATAGAAAACAAATTGGTTTGGTTTTATCGTCTTTCTAACATGTTTTCTTTGTGTTAATGACTTTAGgtgtttcatgtatatatagcaGGAACAGAAGGGCCGGTTGTGTTTTGTCTACATGGAGGTGGTTTTTCTGGGTATGTTTCTTTGTTTGGTATTCTTCAACAAGTTAACAACACTACTATTGTTATTGCTCATTTGTAAATACAGTTGTGCTTTGGTGAACATGAAGCATGATTttgataagaaaatatttttgcagTATACTGGTTACAAAATGAATGCTAGAATTTGTGGGTCTTTGTATACAAGTTAGTGAAGAGTGTGCACACCAACCGTTTGGTACGCACAAACGTGTGCACTCACTTGtatgtttgtatgtatgtaGGTATGAGTTCATTTGTTGTAAGCCAAACTTTGGTTGTCTGACAAGGTTATACCACGCGGTTCTCTGGTCAGGCTTTCATTTGCGTTAGCAGCAAGTAAAATCAAGGAGAAAGCTCGAGTAGTGGCGATGGACTTGAGAGGACATGGAAAGTCTGTGACAGAAAATGGCGTTGACCTATCTCTTGAGGTATAAATATAAACAGAAGAAATTGTAGTCCACAAGTCATGTAATTTAGGCTTTAATTTTCAATTCTTGAAGTATAATATTCGTCAGTATAGTTTTTATAAGCTATTCctgaattataattttattaagtgCAGACGATGTGCAATGATGTTTTGGCTGTTTTGAAAGCAATGTATGGAGATTCACCCCCTGCAACTGTGCTTGTTGGCCacaggtaattttttttttttttttttttttttttttcaatctaacGCTCTTGGGTTGTATAATTCTCTTGCTTAGTGGGAATCAATTTCAAGCATGAGAATCAATTTCTTGGTGGACTTAccgaaaaaaagaataattcttATTGGAGAAAAAGGAGGATGAGTGGTGGTTTAGTGTATGGATGCATTGAATTTATCTATCTTGTTTTCATTTACAAAACTGCAAAGTCTAtcaattatttgtttaaattcTACTATGATTGTCTTTACTATTGTAAATTGGACTAATGTTGAACTCATACAGCATGGGTGGTTCAGTCGCTGTGCACGTTGCTGCAAAGAGATTGTTACCTAACTTGGCTGGGCTGGTTGTTGTGGATGTTGTAGAGGTTGCTTTCTATA
This is a stretch of genomic DNA from Carya illinoinensis cultivar Pawnee chromosome 3, C.illinoinensisPawnee_v1, whole genome shotgun sequence. It encodes these proteins:
- the LOC122302359 gene encoding protein phosphatase methylesterase 1-like — translated: MDSSNLTTLLEDETPEQQTQRPVSAFASKPDRPPTQSSSQKYSPVDWSGYFDREDDINIPETDNVFHVYIAGTEGPVVFCLHGGGFSGLSFALAASKIKEKARVVAMDLRGHGKSVTENGVDLSLETMCNDVLAVLKAMYGDSPPATVLVGHSMGGSVAVHVAAKRLLPNLAGLVVVDVVEGTAMASLIHMQKILSSRMQHFSSFEKAIEWSVKGSSLRNVDSARVSIPSTLKYDDAKKCYTYRARLEETEQYWRGWYERLSDKYLSCSVPKLLLLAGTDRLDRALTIGQMQGKFQMVVVRHTGHAIQEDVPEEFSNLILNFISRNRIGPHGIEIPGLRRPSQSQP